A single Paracholeplasma manati DNA region contains:
- a CDS encoding DUF4870 domain-containing protein, whose protein sequence is MENKKIWGMDFKTLLMLGWLGQIFIPVTAMVIAIIFTYYFREDNKKEPWLSEGFRQMANFSLSMYILSAIVSVPAAILMVIPVVGMLFGIALFVLVLVIAIYSLYVYVKGTLAAGDGQIYQPKYTYEFFK, encoded by the coding sequence ATGGAAAACAAAAAGATTTGGGGTATGGATTTTAAAACTTTACTCATGTTAGGTTGGCTTGGACAAATATTTATTCCAGTCACAGCGATGGTCATCGCCATCATCTTCACTTACTACTTTAGAGAAGACAACAAAAAAGAACCATGGTTATCAGAAGGATTTAGACAAATGGCCAACTTCTCACTTTCAATGTACATTTTAAGTGCGATTGTTTCCGTCCCAGCTGCGATTCTTATGGTTATTCCAGTGGTAGGTATGTTATTTGGTATCGCATTGTTTGTATTGGTTCTTGTAATTGCGATTTATAGTTTATATGTCTATGTCAAAGGCACACTTGCGGCTGGCGATGGACAAATCTATCAACCGAAGTACACTTACGAGTTCTTTAAATAA
- a CDS encoding RNA-binding S4 domain-containing protein, protein MKTFKIEGVEFITLGQFVKVAGLVSTGGMVKPFLEETKILYNGEPENRRGKKIYPKDKVQIGKDVYIFEHD, encoded by the coding sequence TTGAAAACATTTAAGATTGAAGGCGTTGAATTCATCACTTTAGGACAGTTTGTGAAGGTTGCTGGATTGGTATCTACTGGTGGGATGGTCAAACCGTTTTTAGAAGAAACCAAGATTCTTTATAACGGAGAACCAGAAAATCGCCGCGGCAAAAAAATCTATCCAAAAGATAAAGTTCAAATTGGTAAAGACGTCTACATCTTCGAACATGATTAA
- the asnS gene encoding asparagine--tRNA ligase, with protein MRTIKSLYLEQTQLQNQTVQLSAWVRTNRAQKEFGFLSINDGTTLATLQVVYEASLSNFEDIQKIRVGSSVEIEGIFVLTPEMKQPFEIKATKVVLLGDSPENYPIQPKRHTREFLREVAHLRPRTNLFNAVFRLRSVAAFSIHKFFQERGFVYFHAPLITGNDGEGAGEMFAVTTLPLENIPKDEFGKVDYKKDFFAKKTNLTVTGQLEAEAYALAFRNVYTFGPTFRAENSNTQKHASEFWMIEPEMAFTDLEGDMQIAEDMVKYIVSDVLKQLPDEIDFFDQFVEKGLRNKLETLVNSRFHRVTHHDAIQILKDSKRKFENKPEFGKDLATEHEKFLTEEHFKAPVFVTNWPKEIKAFYMRLNDDQKTVAAVDLLVPGSGELIGGSQREERLDYLERRMEELHIPKADLEWYLDLRRFGGCVHAGFGMGFERLLMYLSGVENIRDVIPFPRTPRNAEF; from the coding sequence ATGAGAACAATTAAATCTCTCTATTTAGAACAAACACAACTACAAAACCAAACCGTCCAACTATCTGCTTGGGTTAGAACCAATCGAGCCCAAAAGGAATTTGGATTTTTATCCATCAATGATGGCACCACTTTAGCAACCCTTCAAGTGGTTTATGAGGCGTCATTAAGCAATTTCGAAGACATTCAAAAAATCAGAGTAGGTAGTTCAGTAGAAATTGAAGGGATCTTCGTTTTAACCCCTGAAATGAAACAACCGTTTGAAATCAAAGCGACCAAAGTGGTGCTTTTAGGGGATTCACCTGAAAACTACCCAATTCAACCAAAGAGACACACCAGAGAATTCTTAAGAGAAGTGGCTCATTTAAGACCGAGAACCAATTTGTTCAATGCGGTATTTAGATTGAGAAGTGTCGCAGCGTTTTCAATCCACAAATTCTTCCAAGAAAGAGGCTTTGTGTATTTCCACGCCCCACTCATCACCGGAAATGATGGTGAAGGCGCAGGGGAAATGTTCGCAGTTACCACATTACCACTAGAAAACATCCCTAAAGATGAATTTGGTAAAGTCGATTACAAAAAAGATTTCTTCGCGAAAAAGACCAATTTAACCGTCACAGGACAATTAGAAGCGGAAGCGTATGCTTTAGCGTTCAGAAATGTATATACCTTTGGTCCTACCTTTAGAGCGGAAAACTCCAATACTCAAAAACACGCATCCGAATTCTGGATGATTGAACCAGAAATGGCATTTACTGACCTTGAAGGCGACATGCAAATTGCTGAAGATATGGTTAAATACATCGTTTCTGATGTGTTAAAACAATTACCAGATGAAATTGACTTCTTTGATCAATTCGTTGAAAAAGGATTGAGAAACAAGCTTGAAACATTGGTAAATTCTCGATTCCATCGTGTCACACACCATGACGCGATTCAAATCTTAAAGGATTCCAAGCGCAAATTCGAAAATAAACCAGAATTTGGTAAGGATTTAGCAACCGAACACGAAAAATTCCTAACTGAAGAACACTTTAAAGCCCCTGTGTTTGTTACCAACTGGCCAAAAGAAATCAAAGCCTTTTATATGAGACTTAATGACGATCAAAAGACTGTTGCAGCTGTAGACCTATTGGTTCCAGGCAGTGGTGAATTGATTGGCGGTTCTCAAAGAGAAGAACGCTTGGATTATCTTGAAAGACGTATGGAAGAATTACATATCCCTAAAGCAGACTTAGAATGGTATTTAGACTTAAGACGCTTTGGTGGCTGTGTCCATGCTGGCTTTGGTATGGGCTTTGAACGCTTATTGATGTATCTATCCGGTGTTGAAAACATCCGCGATGTCATTCCTTTTCCAAGAACCCCTAGAAACGCAGAATTTTAA
- the dgs gene encoding processive diacylglycerol alpha-glucosyltransferase, whose protein sequence is MRVLLYKEMQNMLKVSGIGRAFRQQFRALEMNGVDVTSDKAHPFDIVHFNTVFEESFSFLKHAKRKGIPVVVHAHSTKEDFLNSFNFSKYIKHWFYAKLKNMYSNADVIITPSNYSKALLESYGYIKCPIKVLSNGIDLKEYERDPKKIDAFRKHLNLSDKDKVVIGVGLLFERKGLHDFIEVARMMPDIKFIWFGTLNKAMQTKVIKNAIEDKPDNMIMPGYIAGDIIKGAFSSANCLLFPSYEETEGIVVLEAMASRLPIIVRDIPVYADFTHGKELLKGSSNLEFATKIQQILKKDMSAMTEAAYQNVSQKDLKLIGQKLKAIYEETIERVKNHENN, encoded by the coding sequence ATGAGAGTATTACTATACAAAGAAATGCAAAATATGCTGAAAGTCTCTGGCATTGGTCGTGCATTTCGTCAACAATTTAGAGCTTTAGAAATGAACGGTGTAGATGTTACCTCAGACAAGGCACATCCATTTGATATCGTCCATTTTAATACGGTATTTGAAGAATCTTTTAGTTTCTTAAAACATGCGAAAAGAAAAGGTATTCCCGTGGTTGTCCACGCACATTCCACCAAAGAAGATTTCTTGAATTCGTTTAACTTCTCGAAATACATTAAACATTGGTTCTATGCGAAACTTAAAAACATGTATTCGAATGCGGATGTCATTATTACGCCATCCAATTACTCGAAAGCATTGTTAGAAAGCTATGGATATATCAAATGTCCAATCAAAGTCTTAAGCAATGGTATTGATTTGAAAGAGTACGAAAGAGATCCTAAAAAGATTGACGCATTCAGAAAACATTTAAATTTGTCAGATAAAGACAAAGTGGTCATCGGTGTAGGGCTATTATTTGAACGAAAAGGCCTTCACGACTTCATTGAAGTGGCGAGAATGATGCCTGACATCAAATTCATATGGTTTGGTACTTTAAATAAAGCGATGCAGACCAAAGTGATTAAGAACGCAATCGAAGATAAACCAGATAATATGATTATGCCAGGGTATATTGCTGGTGATATCATCAAAGGCGCATTTTCCAGTGCCAACTGCTTGTTGTTCCCTAGTTATGAAGAAACCGAAGGTATTGTGGTGTTAGAAGCGATGGCTTCAAGACTGCCAATCATCGTTAGAGATATTCCAGTTTATGCAGATTTTACCCATGGTAAAGAGCTTTTAAAGGGTTCAAGCAACCTTGAGTTCGCAACCAAAATCCAACAAATATTGAAAAAAGATATGTCAGCCATGACCGAAGCTGCGTATCAAAATGTATCACAAAAAGACTTAAAACTCATCGGTCAGAAGCTTAAAGCGATTTATGAGGAAACCATAGAAAGAGTGAAGAATCATGAGAACAATTAA
- the jag gene encoding RNA-binding cell elongation regulator Jag/EloR has translation MTKKVEFEAKNLKEAELKAVELLKMPLQYIKINTIKENKGFLGIGASTLYEAILEINLALEGKKYLDNIFQTLEIDVKTEFRSLNEGTEIYYQIQSKENALLIGRDGKTLDAIQTLLKTYLHNYTDEKLTVSLDIGQYKQNRKKQLEILATKLAKEVAFTRVEVRLDPMNSYERRIIHTKLAEWRDVYTESEGEGENRQIVIKPRKK, from the coding sequence ATGACAAAGAAAGTTGAATTTGAAGCAAAAAACCTTAAAGAAGCAGAATTAAAAGCAGTTGAATTGCTTAAGATGCCGCTTCAATACATCAAGATCAATACGATTAAAGAAAACAAAGGTTTCCTTGGAATTGGGGCTTCCACCCTTTATGAAGCAATACTTGAAATCAACCTGGCTTTAGAAGGTAAGAAATACCTCGATAACATATTCCAAACCCTAGAAATCGATGTTAAGACAGAGTTTAGATCCCTCAATGAAGGCACTGAAATCTATTACCAAATTCAAAGTAAAGAAAATGCACTTTTAATTGGTAGAGATGGTAAAACATTAGACGCGATTCAAACACTACTCAAGACATATTTACACAACTATACGGACGAAAAGTTAACCGTGTCATTAGATATTGGTCAATACAAGCAAAACCGTAAGAAACAACTTGAAATTCTCGCAACCAAACTTGCAAAAGAAGTTGCGTTCACGAGAGTTGAAGTGCGCTTAGACCCAATGAATTCGTATGAAAGACGCATCATTCACACCAAATTGGCTGAATGGAGAGACGTTTATACGGAATCTGAAGGTGAAGGCGAAAACAGACAAATCGTCATCAAACCTAGAAAGAAGTAA
- the rpmH gene encoding 50S ribosomal protein L34, producing the protein MKRTYQPSKLKRVKTHGFRARMATVGGRLVLSRRRAKGRASLTV; encoded by the coding sequence ATGAAAAGAACATATCAACCAAGTAAACTTAAACGCGTAAAGACTCACGGTTTTAGAGCACGTATGGCTACAGTCGGTGGCAGACTCGTTCTATCACGTCGTAGAGCTAAAGGACGCGCTTCGTTAACTGTATAA
- a CDS encoding DNA recombination protein RmuC, whose translation MTVEQLIWILIIISGLTLMMLAAFIIIQLSQPKTTAVIPKLDQISQDNRLLLERFIEKNGDLKLYVSNTFADQQRKSSEDLTLFSDKLSKTLDEQLDRMNRRVDEKLGAGFEQTNKTFNDVVERLSKIDAAQKQIEKLSTDVVSLNDVLNDKKTRGTFGEVQLKQLFVAVFGENKPSIYELQKKLDNNTLVDAILHAPDPMGDLCIDSKFPLENYRKMMDKNLSELERSEADKLFVGDVKKHIDSIALKYIIPNVTATQAVMFIPAEAIFAEITSRQDDLWLYGQQKNVWMASPTTLMSILTIVQVVLRDIERNKYAKEIQEHLIKLSSDFDRYKERWDRLLKNLDTVSKTAKEVNISSDKITKQFKKISNGESINSTDDIELIETHEENE comes from the coding sequence ATGACTGTTGAACAACTCATTTGGATTTTGATAATCATAAGCGGACTAACCTTAATGATGTTAGCCGCTTTTATCATCATTCAGCTTTCACAACCCAAAACCACTGCAGTCATACCGAAACTCGACCAAATCAGTCAAGATAACCGATTGTTATTAGAAAGGTTCATCGAAAAGAATGGCGATCTCAAATTATATGTATCCAACACGTTTGCAGATCAACAAAGAAAATCCAGCGAGGATTTGACCCTATTTTCAGATAAGTTATCTAAAACCCTCGACGAACAATTGGATAGAATGAATCGTCGGGTTGATGAGAAACTAGGGGCTGGATTTGAACAAACCAATAAGACTTTCAATGATGTCGTCGAAAGATTGTCAAAAATTGACGCAGCTCAAAAACAAATTGAAAAGCTATCTACCGATGTCGTTTCGTTAAATGATGTCTTAAATGACAAGAAAACACGTGGGACATTTGGTGAAGTACAGCTCAAACAGCTCTTTGTTGCGGTCTTTGGTGAAAATAAACCAAGCATTTATGAGCTTCAAAAAAAGCTAGACAATAATACACTAGTAGATGCGATATTACATGCACCTGATCCAATGGGTGATCTATGTATTGATTCAAAGTTCCCACTAGAAAATTATCGGAAAATGATGGATAAAAATTTATCTGAGCTAGAGCGCAGTGAAGCCGATAAACTATTTGTAGGCGATGTCAAAAAACACATTGATTCTATCGCCTTAAAATACATAATTCCCAACGTAACAGCGACTCAAGCAGTTATGTTCATTCCTGCAGAAGCGATATTTGCTGAAATCACCTCAAGACAAGATGATTTATGGTTATACGGCCAACAAAAAAATGTGTGGATGGCATCTCCAACCACTCTCATGTCTATCCTAACCATTGTTCAAGTGGTTTTGAGAGACATCGAAAGAAACAAGTATGCAAAAGAAATTCAAGAACACCTCATCAAGTTATCCAGCGATTTTGATCGCTATAAAGAACGTTGGGATCGACTGCTTAAAAACTTAGATACGGTTTCAAAAACCGCTAAAGAAGTGAACATCAGTTCTGACAAAATCACCAAACAATTCAAAAAAATCTCCAACGGTGAATCCATAAACAGTACAGATGACATAGAATTGATAGAAACACACGAAGAAAACGAGTAG
- the rnpA gene encoding ribonuclease P protein component — protein MKKVYRIKKNNEIDAIIQNKKSIGDKSFVVYYKENTLAHFRFAISIGRKYGGAVQRNKIKRQIRMILHNQAKGLAPFDYVIVVKKDASNLSFQEIEANILKHLSKFKKAEHMNEKL, from the coding sequence ATGAAAAAGGTATATCGAATCAAGAAAAATAACGAAATCGATGCGATCATACAGAACAAAAAAAGCATAGGAGATAAAAGCTTTGTAGTATACTACAAAGAAAATACCTTAGCGCATTTCAGATTCGCCATATCTATCGGAAGAAAATATGGTGGTGCTGTACAAAGAAACAAAATCAAACGACAAATCCGAATGATCCTGCATAACCAGGCTAAAGGGCTAGCACCTTTTGATTATGTGATTGTTGTTAAAAAAGATGCAAGCAACCTTTCCTTTCAAGAAATTGAAGCGAACATCTTAAAGCATTTATCAAAATTTAAGAAAGCGGAGCACATGAATGAGAAATTATAA
- a CDS encoding MATE family efflux transporter yields the protein MNKNPSRELEIRKFILEEKLWKVILYITAPLAIYSLFNHLYGFIDMIIVAYIGNTQIASVAILSEIQTMITAFGAGIASGGAVIVARHIGANRLEEAKKNASTVFFLAVYVSLMIILILVPTAKPFLELLQTPKDIIDNGLGYFIVQIITTGFITINSVFIGLEKAKGNTQKILRLNIIIMTIKLILSVIFVYGLGLGIVWISIATMIAQAFLTLFAFMILFNKNNIFRITFSETKLQWQNVKPILMLSLPIFLGRFIFSTGRVIINAMAAVYGTVVLSAFSIAQKIGGGGATLASVWEEAVPTVVSQNMGNNQSERAKKVYPIALFYGVTVGVLTVSYAFLLFNQIVPLIVNKDTTPEFIHMVFRLFRWEVFSKLTGAIIAITLSMFYGFRHTRISMAMNIIRLFVFRIPVLWAFQTFTTIGFESIGMTMFISNTTTAVVALILALVFYTKMRNNPSQVTTHI from the coding sequence GTGAATAAAAACCCTTCAAGAGAACTTGAAATTAGAAAATTTATATTAGAAGAAAAACTGTGGAAGGTAATTTTATATATAACTGCCCCACTCGCTATTTATAGTCTATTCAATCATCTATACGGATTCATCGATATGATCATTGTCGCCTACATTGGGAATACCCAAATTGCCTCAGTGGCCATCTTATCTGAAATCCAAACCATGATTACGGCATTCGGTGCTGGTATCGCCTCAGGTGGTGCTGTCATCGTTGCCAGACATATCGGCGCTAATCGTCTAGAAGAAGCCAAAAAGAATGCCTCTACGGTGTTCTTTTTAGCCGTTTATGTCAGCTTAATGATTATATTGATTTTGGTTCCTACAGCTAAGCCCTTCTTAGAGTTATTACAAACCCCAAAGGACATCATTGATAATGGATTGGGCTATTTTATTGTCCAAATCATCACGACAGGGTTTATCACCATCAACAGTGTTTTTATCGGTTTAGAAAAGGCCAAAGGTAATACCCAAAAGATACTTAGACTCAACATCATCATCATGACGATTAAATTGATTTTATCGGTCATTTTCGTCTATGGCCTGGGCTTGGGTATCGTTTGGATCAGTATCGCAACCATGATCGCCCAAGCATTCTTAACCTTGTTCGCTTTCATGATTTTATTCAACAAAAATAACATCTTTAGAATCACTTTTAGTGAGACCAAATTACAGTGGCAAAACGTGAAACCCATTTTGATGTTGTCGCTACCGATATTTCTCGGTAGATTCATTTTCTCTACAGGTAGAGTCATCATCAATGCCATGGCAGCGGTCTATGGTACGGTTGTTTTATCCGCTTTCTCAATCGCTCAAAAGATTGGTGGCGGTGGCGCAACTCTCGCTTCTGTATGGGAAGAAGCTGTCCCAACCGTGGTTTCACAAAACATGGGTAATAACCAATCAGAACGTGCGAAAAAGGTATATCCAATCGCCTTGTTTTATGGTGTAACCGTAGGTGTTTTAACTGTATCTTACGCTTTCTTATTGTTCAATCAAATTGTCCCACTCATCGTTAATAAAGATACCACCCCTGAATTCATCCACATGGTATTTCGATTATTTAGATGGGAGGTCTTTTCTAAGCTTACTGGCGCGATCATCGCCATCACGTTATCGATGTTTTATGGGTTCCGCCATACCCGTATTTCAATGGCGATGAACATCATTCGATTGTTCGTGTTTAGAATACCTGTTTTATGGGCATTTCAGACCTTTACCACCATCGGTTTTGAGTCGATTGGGATGACCATGTTCATCTCCAACACAACGACAGCCGTTGTCGCGTTAATCCTCGCGTTGGTGTTTTATACAAAAATGCGAAATAACCCATCTCAAGTTACAACCCACATCTAA
- the dnaN gene encoding DNA polymerase III subunit beta, producing the protein MVFSINQDVLLDTLNVIQRGLPVKTPLPVLNGIKLEVFEDHLVFTASNTDIAIQTIVSDESLVITSPGKAVIPGRYFIEIMRKIVSNRVEISLIENKMMVIKADRSEFKLRVMEAEDYPDVDFLDLGKPIVLEAKTLKAIIKETNYATSQYEKRPILTGVNLKHEDDKLYCVATDSYRLSQKILPLSHDYESFNIVIPNRSLDELSRTLDSINEEVSMFINPNKVLFKFRNILFQTRLLDGVYPDTLRIIPKEFPIIVKFNKEELLKAVERVSVLSPREKDNNYNIVKLNIRPDYIVEVSSTNNEVGDAVEEIVPADDVVGPIIKIAFNSKNLTDALKAFNSNEVTINFAGEIKPFVIKGELDPDMLHLILPLRIE; encoded by the coding sequence ATGGTCTTTAGTATTAATCAAGATGTTTTATTAGATACACTGAATGTAATCCAAAGAGGCTTACCAGTCAAAACACCACTACCTGTTTTAAATGGCATTAAACTAGAAGTGTTTGAAGATCATCTCGTATTTACAGCTTCAAATACAGACATCGCTATTCAAACCATCGTTAGCGATGAATCATTGGTTATTACTTCCCCAGGTAAAGCGGTTATCCCAGGCAGATACTTTATTGAAATCATGCGTAAGATTGTATCTAATCGCGTTGAAATTTCTCTTATTGAAAATAAGATGATGGTAATCAAAGCGGATCGTTCCGAATTCAAACTCAGAGTGATGGAAGCTGAAGATTATCCAGATGTCGACTTCTTAGATTTAGGTAAACCTATCGTCCTTGAAGCTAAGACACTCAAAGCGATCATTAAAGAAACCAACTACGCAACCTCTCAATATGAGAAGCGTCCTATTTTAACTGGCGTCAACCTTAAACACGAAGATGATAAGTTGTATTGTGTCGCAACCGACTCTTACAGACTATCCCAAAAAATCTTACCACTATCCCACGATTATGAATCATTCAATATTGTTATACCTAACCGTAGCCTAGATGAATTATCCAGAACACTTGACTCTATCAATGAAGAAGTTTCAATGTTCATTAACCCGAACAAAGTTCTATTCAAGTTTAGAAACATTTTGTTCCAAACCAGACTATTAGATGGTGTATATCCAGACACACTTAGAATTATTCCTAAAGAATTCCCAATCATTGTGAAATTCAACAAAGAAGAACTTCTAAAAGCGGTTGAACGCGTCAGCGTCTTAAGTCCACGTGAAAAAGATAACAACTATAACATTGTAAAGTTAAATATTCGTCCGGATTATATTGTTGAAGTTTCCTCAACAAACAACGAAGTTGGTGACGCGGTTGAAGAAATCGTGCCAGCAGACGACGTGGTTGGACCAATCATCAAGATTGCTTTCAACTCGAAGAATTTAACCGACGCATTAAAGGCATTCAACTCCAATGAAGTAACCATTAATTTTGCTGGCGAAATTAAACCATTCGTCATCAAAGGTGAGTTAGATCCTGACATGTTACACTTGATTTTACCACTACGAATCGAATAA
- the dnaA gene encoding chromosomal replication initiator protein DnaA, translating to MKEYDALWGQILDTLRTSYSDEIYEDLFEPLSSVKKVSGGYIYVLAPSEYVKDRIKRLYLTRINSLAESLYKKETIKFKFVLASEMVGEEALVGPEKNLDKKYRTGNLIATLSFDNFVVGKSNRFAFQMALKVADQPGIVANPFYIFGDVGLGKTHLMQAIGNYILDNDINQKVLYIKASDFIEELADQIKKEKMDQFNEKYRDLDVLLIDDIQMLAGAPKTQMEFFRLFDLLSQQNKQIVITSDKPASELKNIMSRLSSRFEQGLVVDIGIPDLEHRVEILRKKLSTEAPDVMDINPQVLEFIASYFTTNVRELEGALKRVLFYCVTNNIDITVDTAAEALDTLIKTRKKTEALTENNYDRIQSVVSDYYSISVHDLIGKRRNAKFTLPRHIAMYLIKNKYNIAYQTIGALFGGRDHSTVLAACEKIENDLKHNEQLKLAIDNILKKIDKPTN from the coding sequence ATGAAGGAATACGATGCACTGTGGGGGCAAATCTTAGACACCTTAAGAACATCTTATTCAGATGAAATATATGAGGATCTATTCGAGCCTCTATCATCTGTAAAGAAAGTCTCAGGTGGCTATATTTATGTACTAGCCCCATCTGAATATGTCAAAGATCGAATCAAACGATTGTATCTAACAAGAATCAATTCGTTAGCCGAATCTTTGTACAAAAAAGAAACCATAAAATTTAAATTTGTGCTGGCATCTGAGATGGTGGGCGAAGAAGCACTGGTTGGCCCAGAAAAAAACTTAGATAAAAAGTACCGCACTGGTAATTTGATCGCTACCCTCAGCTTTGATAACTTTGTCGTTGGTAAATCCAATCGATTTGCCTTTCAAATGGCTTTAAAAGTGGCTGACCAACCAGGGATTGTTGCGAATCCATTCTATATCTTTGGTGATGTAGGATTAGGTAAAACACACCTCATGCAAGCGATTGGTAACTATATTTTAGATAACGATATCAATCAAAAAGTATTATATATCAAAGCATCTGATTTTATCGAAGAGCTTGCAGATCAAATTAAAAAAGAAAAAATGGATCAATTTAATGAAAAGTACCGCGATTTAGATGTTTTACTTATTGATGATATTCAAATGCTTGCAGGGGCTCCAAAAACCCAAATGGAATTCTTCCGCTTATTTGATTTATTATCACAACAAAATAAGCAAATCGTGATCACATCTGATAAACCCGCTTCAGAGCTTAAAAACATCATGTCTCGTTTAAGTTCTCGCTTTGAACAAGGGTTAGTTGTTGATATTGGTATCCCGGATTTAGAACACCGTGTCGAAATCCTTAGAAAGAAACTTTCAACCGAAGCACCTGATGTTATGGACATCAATCCACAAGTGCTTGAGTTCATTGCGAGCTACTTCACAACGAACGTCAGAGAGCTTGAAGGCGCACTAAAACGTGTATTATTCTATTGTGTCACCAATAATATCGATATTACTGTAGATACTGCTGCTGAAGCGTTGGATACATTGATTAAAACCAGAAAGAAAACAGAAGCTTTAACTGAAAATAATTATGATCGAATTCAAAGTGTCGTGAGTGATTATTACAGTATTAGTGTTCATGATCTGATTGGTAAACGCCGTAATGCTAAGTTCACTTTACCGCGTCATATCGCGATGTATTTGATTAAAAACAAATATAATATCGCTTATCAAACCATCGGTGCATTATTTGGTGGGCGTGATCATTCAACCGTACTTGCAGCTTGTGAAAAGATTGAGAATGATTTGAAACATAACGAACAACTCAAATTAGCAATTGACAATATTCTTAAAAAAATCGATAAACCTACTAACTAA
- a CDS encoding YidC/Oxa1 family membrane protein insertase has protein sequence MRNYKKILAVFVVMTLLVVLSGCSGDPTQPIVVSEGGWFDWLLVIPIAWIMQFFGALFNNSFAMGIIITTIIVRTIAWPIYAKSNDLSIKMAVAQPEMQRVQAKYATRKDPESQQKMQMEMMAVYKKYGINFMGCLMPFLQMPIFLAMYQVVQRVWIVEKDGVFGSFAESVSNRMFLGIDLSKAGNFGAIYGQSGDLAGWILAIIVGLTMFALNYLAMKKPAYSKNTSAHNPQTSQAEQTQKMMKYMQYFMVFMMFSISLQSNSLALYWVVGNIYSIGQNLINRYLNEKKYEAMKNKDLVG, from the coding sequence ATGAGAAATTATAAAAAAATCTTAGCTGTTTTTGTTGTAATGACCTTGTTGGTGGTTCTATCTGGATGTAGCGGAGACCCAACTCAACCCATCGTGGTGAGTGAAGGTGGATGGTTCGATTGGTTACTTGTTATTCCAATCGCATGGATCATGCAATTCTTCGGAGCACTATTCAATAATAGTTTCGCTATGGGTATCATTATCACTACAATCATTGTTCGTACCATCGCATGGCCAATTTATGCTAAGAGTAACGACTTAAGTATTAAAATGGCTGTAGCACAACCAGAAATGCAACGTGTTCAAGCGAAATACGCAACTCGTAAAGATCCAGAATCACAACAAAAGATGCAAATGGAAATGATGGCTGTATACAAAAAATATGGTATCAATTTCATGGGATGCTTAATGCCATTCCTACAAATGCCAATCTTCTTGGCTATGTATCAAGTAGTACAACGTGTTTGGATTGTTGAAAAAGACGGTGTGTTTGGATCGTTTGCTGAAAGTGTCAGCAATCGTATGTTCTTAGGTATCGACTTATCTAAAGCAGGGAATTTCGGTGCAATCTACGGTCAATCCGGAGACTTAGCTGGTTGGATTCTAGCGATCATCGTTGGTTTAACCATGTTTGCATTAAACTACTTAGCTATGAAGAAACCTGCGTATTCTAAGAATACATCAGCACACAACCCACAAACATCTCAAGCAGAACAAACTCAAAAGATGATGAAGTATATGCAATATTTTATGGTCTTTATGATGTTCTCAATCTCACTACAAAGTAATTCACTTGCCCTATATTGGGTAGTCGGTAATATTTATTCAATCGGTCAAAATCTCATCAATCGTTATCTCAATGAGAAAAAGTACGAAGCAATGAAAAATAAGGACTTGGTAGGTTAA